One stretch of Dyella jiangningensis DNA includes these proteins:
- the hemH gene encoding ferrochelatase, which yields MPRSDDYTGPAGESHDPSVQAAVLLVNLGTPEAPTAQAVRPYLAEFLGDPRVIDYPRWLWWLILHGVILRVRPARSAHAYQRIWTAQGSPLRFGSEALATRLQEQLSRDGGAPVRVALAMRYGQPSVKHQIEQLQREGVRQLLVLPLYPQYSATSTGSVIDAVADAMKALRWPPELRIVNDYHADVGHIEALAASIEQWWATHGRGDRLLLSFHGIPERYVREGDPYLEQCQATAHALRQRLRLDDSQLLVSFQSRVGREPWLQPYTDATVRELANSGVKTLDVACPGFAVDCLETLEEIAMQNRDFFKEASGDELRYIPALNDSPGQVDSLARLVRRHMAGWPTSVDAPSA from the coding sequence ATGCCACGCAGCGATGACTATACCGGCCCCGCCGGTGAATCCCATGACCCATCCGTTCAGGCTGCGGTGCTATTGGTGAACCTCGGCACACCGGAGGCGCCGACCGCGCAGGCCGTGCGCCCGTATCTCGCCGAGTTCCTCGGCGATCCGCGCGTGATCGACTACCCGCGCTGGCTGTGGTGGCTGATCCTGCATGGGGTGATCCTGCGCGTGCGACCCGCGCGTTCGGCCCACGCGTATCAGCGCATATGGACGGCGCAGGGTTCACCGCTGCGTTTCGGCAGCGAAGCCCTGGCCACGCGCCTGCAGGAGCAGCTGTCCCGCGATGGCGGTGCGCCGGTGCGCGTGGCGCTGGCGATGCGCTATGGCCAGCCGTCGGTGAAACACCAGATCGAGCAGTTGCAGCGCGAAGGCGTACGCCAGCTGCTGGTGCTGCCGCTGTATCCCCAGTACTCGGCCACCTCCACCGGTTCGGTGATCGATGCCGTGGCCGATGCGATGAAGGCGCTGCGCTGGCCGCCCGAGCTGCGGATCGTCAACGACTATCACGCCGATGTCGGCCACATCGAGGCGCTGGCCGCCAGCATCGAGCAGTGGTGGGCGACGCACGGACGCGGTGACCGCCTGTTGCTGTCGTTCCACGGCATCCCCGAGCGCTATGTGCGCGAAGGCGATCCCTACCTCGAACAGTGCCAGGCGACCGCGCATGCCCTGCGCCAACGACTGCGGCTGGATGACTCGCAGTTGCTGGTGAGCTTCCAGTCGCGCGTCGGCCGCGAGCCGTGGCTTCAGCCGTACACCGACGCCACCGTGCGCGAACTGGCGAACTCGGGCGTGAAGACGCTCGATGTCGCCTGCCCGGGTTTCGCCGTCGACTGCCTCGAAACACTGGAAGAGATCGCCATGCAGAACCGCGACTTCTTCAAGGAAGCCAGCGGCGACGAACTGCGTTACATCCCCGCGCTCAATGACTCACCCGGCCAGGTGGACAGCCTCGCGCGCCTGGTGCGACGCCATATGGCCGGCTGGCCGACATCCGTCGACGCGCCATCCGCATGA
- a CDS encoding REP-associated tyrosine transposase — protein MTRYGHQLLRKGRASLPGHVYLLTTTTARRRSVFKEVEPARAVARSSIDPSCWGDARLLCWVLMPDRWHGLVQLGGRDGLSLVMNRFKAFTARRMSCTQAGIVWDRGFHDRALRKEDDIRAVARYIVGNPLRAGLVSNILDYPYWNCIWL, from the coding sequence ATGACTCGTTATGGACATCAACTGTTGCGCAAAGGACGCGCCTCACTGCCCGGCCACGTCTATCTGCTGACAACGACGACGGCACGTCGACGATCGGTCTTCAAGGAAGTCGAGCCCGCCCGGGCCGTTGCACGAAGTTCCATTGATCCGTCCTGTTGGGGTGATGCGCGTCTCCTTTGCTGGGTGCTGATGCCCGACCGCTGGCATGGCTTGGTGCAATTGGGTGGGCGCGATGGCCTTTCCCTGGTGATGAATCGCTTCAAGGCATTCACGGCCAGGCGGATGTCCTGCACGCAGGCGGGCATCGTGTGGGATCGTGGTTTCCACGATCGCGCCTTGCGCAAGGAAGATGACATTCGCGCAGTGGCCCGCTACATCGTTGGCAATCCGCTTCGGGCCGGGCTGGTCAGCAACATCCTCGACTACCCCTACTGGAACTGCATCTGGCTGTAG
- a CDS encoding aspartyl protease family protein: protein MSRHHRLLLGLLLAGVPALTFAATDPDALLRDMRQAYGGAHWNAAAALQASGKETADELTGPWQMTVDLRSGQFASRMHNDVFSSAEGTDGHGRWREDITGLVHPLDSEEARTVGVTEDWLRRFGFLDARASATYRVLPDAQDKGQRWQRVEATPAGGRTVTLWIDPGTHRLDRATWASSFLVVTQRYGDYREVSGLQLPFRIETSSTNLAGNADGSSVDIVDRYDVLPAAPMAALQRPGGKVRDVAMANGARTATTRLRMEGGIVLVDVSIDGRPPMPFILDTGGHAILTSDAAKLLGFETKGNGVSGGSGSGTMSTSYTKVHDTALGDAHVRDLTYTVLPYPYEFYERGNDAPIAGILGLEMFERFAITFDYDHGELRLAPYDQGEAPAAMKGDAIALRFTDDMPLVSARQDGHVGMFGIDTGNSGYVLTFPQWANRNGLAAHYAAGLPIPTGGVGGLFIAHVAHAKELMLGQQRLDNLVAMLTRDDAGATGNPSEAGNIGQDVLSRFNVHFDYRRQQMVLMPRATRPDWHYGMAGFRANKKQDHPDRFDVINVMPGSPAQQAGLKQGDAIVAANGKPASLLSFGTLRDMSTHLPEGTPLSLKLADGRVLEMKARDLAPR, encoded by the coding sequence ATGTCGCGTCATCACCGCCTGTTGCTGGGCCTGTTGCTTGCCGGCGTCCCCGCGCTGACGTTTGCCGCCACCGACCCCGACGCCTTGCTGCGCGACATGCGCCAAGCCTACGGCGGCGCCCACTGGAACGCGGCCGCGGCGCTGCAAGCCAGCGGCAAGGAAACCGCCGACGAACTCACCGGCCCATGGCAGATGACGGTGGATCTGCGCAGCGGCCAGTTCGCCTCCCGCATGCACAACGACGTGTTCTCCTCGGCGGAAGGTACGGACGGCCATGGCCGCTGGCGCGAGGACATCACCGGCCTCGTGCATCCGCTCGATTCGGAGGAGGCGCGCACGGTGGGCGTGACCGAAGACTGGCTGCGCCGCTTCGGCTTCCTCGATGCCCGCGCTTCGGCCACCTATCGTGTCTTGCCCGACGCGCAGGACAAGGGCCAGCGCTGGCAGCGCGTCGAAGCCACGCCAGCCGGTGGCCGCACGGTGACGCTATGGATCGACCCGGGCACGCATCGCCTCGATCGCGCCACGTGGGCCAGCTCATTCCTGGTTGTCACGCAGCGCTACGGCGACTACCGCGAAGTGAGTGGGCTGCAACTGCCCTTTCGCATCGAGACCTCGAGCACCAACCTCGCCGGCAACGCCGATGGCAGCAGCGTGGACATCGTGGATCGATACGATGTCCTCCCGGCCGCGCCCATGGCCGCGCTGCAGCGACCCGGCGGCAAGGTGCGCGATGTCGCCATGGCGAACGGTGCGCGCACCGCCACCACGCGGCTGCGCATGGAAGGCGGCATCGTGCTGGTGGACGTGAGCATCGATGGCCGTCCGCCGATGCCTTTCATCCTCGACACCGGCGGCCACGCCATCCTCACCAGCGACGCGGCGAAGCTGCTGGGCTTCGAGACGAAGGGCAACGGCGTCTCCGGAGGATCGGGTTCGGGGACCATGAGCACGTCGTACACGAAGGTGCATGACACCGCACTCGGCGACGCGCATGTCCGCGACCTGACCTATACGGTGCTGCCCTACCCTTACGAGTTCTACGAACGCGGCAACGATGCGCCGATTGCCGGCATCCTCGGGCTGGAGATGTTCGAGCGCTTCGCCATCACCTTCGATTACGACCATGGCGAATTGCGCCTCGCACCGTATGACCAGGGCGAAGCACCCGCCGCCATGAAGGGCGATGCCATTGCATTGCGCTTTACCGATGACATGCCGCTGGTGAGCGCCCGACAGGATGGCCACGTCGGCATGTTCGGCATCGACACCGGCAATTCGGGCTACGTGCTGACGTTTCCGCAGTGGGCCAACCGCAATGGTCTCGCGGCGCACTACGCCGCCGGCCTGCCGATTCCCACCGGCGGCGTGGGCGGCCTGTTCATTGCCCATGTCGCCCACGCGAAGGAGCTGATGCTGGGCCAGCAACGCCTCGACAACCTCGTCGCGATGCTTACCCGCGACGATGCCGGCGCGACCGGCAACCCCAGCGAAGCCGGCAACATCGGACAGGACGTGCTATCGCGCTTCAACGTGCACTTCGACTATCGGCGCCAGCAGATGGTGCTGATGCCTCGCGCCACCCGTCCCGACTGGCACTACGGCATGGCCGGCTTCCGCGCGAACAAGAAGCAGGATCACCCCGACCGCTTCGACGTCATCAACGTGATGCCCGGCAGCCCCGCCCAGCAGGCGGGACTCAAGCAGGGCGACGCCATCGTGGCGGCCAACGGCAAGCCGGCGTCGTTGCTGAGCTTCGGCACGCTGCGCGACATGAGCACCCATCTGCCGGAAGGCACGCCCTTGTCGCTGAAGCTGGCGGATGGGCGGGTGTTGGAGATGAAGGCGAGGGATTTGGCGCCGAGGTGA
- a CDS encoding helix-turn-helix domain-containing protein: MEHLKRANYGQPDQVRRLGSLQVSATPYMAGDALPWHEHDEGYLCLVAAGAYTQQSSSGELDCAPGLLLTHPQGHRHANRFGPHGARCISIFFTDEAGSTTRLLRDHRQLRLPEASRLLARIERELRATDDAAALALQSAVLELVALACRMEGERRPAWLQRVLQRLHDDPLATPTLQELARLAGVHPSHLARTFQRAQGSTVGDYQRGLRIELARQALAANDLSVAEVAAQAGFSDQSHFARVFKRVTGDTPRDYRHKVQKAS; the protein is encoded by the coding sequence ATGGAGCATCTCAAACGCGCCAACTATGGGCAGCCCGACCAGGTCCGCCGGCTCGGCAGCCTGCAGGTCTCGGCCACGCCGTACATGGCCGGCGATGCCCTGCCCTGGCATGAACACGACGAGGGCTATCTCTGCCTGGTGGCTGCCGGCGCCTACACGCAGCAGTCGAGCAGCGGCGAGCTGGACTGCGCGCCCGGCCTGCTGCTCACCCATCCGCAGGGTCACCGCCACGCCAATCGCTTCGGTCCGCACGGCGCGCGCTGCATCAGCATCTTCTTCACCGATGAAGCGGGGAGCACCACGCGCCTGCTGCGCGACCATCGCCAGCTGCGCCTGCCGGAGGCGAGCCGCCTGCTCGCCCGCATCGAACGCGAACTGCGCGCCACGGACGACGCTGCGGCACTGGCGCTGCAGTCGGCCGTGCTCGAACTGGTGGCGCTCGCCTGCCGCATGGAAGGCGAGCGCCGGCCCGCCTGGCTCCAGCGCGTGCTGCAACGCCTGCACGACGATCCGTTGGCGACGCCTACGCTGCAGGAGCTCGCGCGGCTGGCGGGCGTGCATCCTTCGCATCTCGCCCGCACCTTCCAGCGCGCCCAGGGTTCGACCGTGGGCGACTACCAGCGCGGCCTGCGTATCGAGCTGGCACGGCAGGCGCTGGCCGCCAACGATCTTTCGGTGGCGGAGGTGGCTGCGCAGGCGGGCTTCAGCGACCAGAGCCACTTTGCCCGCGTGTTCAAGCGCGTCACCGGCGATACCCCGCGTGACTATCGGCACAAAGTGCAAAAGGCGTCCTGA
- the tatB gene encoding Sec-independent protein translocase protein TatB, with protein MIEISFGKLVLLALIALIVLGPEKLPHAARTAGALLRRVRTGWDSVRAEVERELQVEEIRRQAKEAADRAHAAQAELDETLRKMRPNGDAAAPAPAPAAAPVDETGVTATAADASGATPTKESSHGGA; from the coding sequence ATGATCGAGATCAGCTTCGGCAAGCTGGTACTGCTCGCGCTCATCGCGCTGATCGTACTCGGCCCGGAAAAATTGCCACACGCCGCCCGCACGGCCGGCGCCCTGCTGCGTCGCGTGCGTACCGGCTGGGACAGCGTGCGTGCGGAGGTGGAGCGCGAGCTGCAGGTGGAGGAAATCCGCCGTCAGGCCAAGGAGGCCGCGGATCGCGCCCACGCGGCGCAGGCGGAACTCGACGAGACGCTGCGCAAGATGCGCCCGAACGGCGATGCGGCAGCGCCTGCCCCCGCACCGGCAGCCGCGCCGGTCGATGAGACAGGCGTGACCGCCACTGCGGCGGACGCGTCCGGCGCTACGCCGACCAAGGAGTCCTCGCATGGCGGCGCCTGA
- the tatC gene encoding twin-arginine translocase subunit TatC: protein MAAPELENPDDGGIEEGLFSHLIELRSRLMRAIVAVLVVLAALIPFANRLYTELAAPLVSRLPQGAHLIATEVASPFVTPLKLAFYAALFIAMPVVVYQLWAFVRPGLYRNEKRLARPLLVAALFLFYLGCAFAYFLVLPAAFRFLTAVTPQGVEMMTDITHYLDFVMLMFFAFGLCFEVPVAVVILAAIGVVSLEQLRSGRRYAIVGAFAIAAFITPPDITSMIMLAVPMCLLYELGVLAVRWLLKPAAAEAA from the coding sequence ATGGCGGCGCCTGAGCTGGAAAACCCGGATGACGGCGGCATTGAAGAGGGGCTGTTCTCGCACCTGATCGAGTTGCGTTCGCGACTGATGCGCGCCATCGTCGCCGTGCTGGTCGTGCTGGCGGCACTGATTCCGTTCGCCAACCGGCTGTACACCGAGCTGGCGGCCCCACTGGTGTCGCGCCTGCCGCAGGGCGCGCACCTTATCGCCACCGAAGTGGCCAGCCCCTTCGTGACGCCATTGAAGCTGGCCTTCTATGCGGCCTTGTTCATCGCCATGCCGGTGGTGGTCTACCAGCTGTGGGCGTTCGTGCGGCCCGGCCTCTACCGCAACGAGAAACGCCTGGCGCGACCGCTGCTGGTGGCTGCGTTGTTCCTGTTCTACCTGGGCTGCGCCTTCGCCTATTTCCTGGTGCTTCCGGCTGCATTCCGCTTCCTCACGGCGGTGACGCCGCAGGGCGTGGAAATGATGACCGACATCACGCATTACCTCGACTTCGTGATGCTGATGTTCTTCGCCTTCGGCCTGTGCTTCGAGGTGCCGGTCGCGGTGGTGATCCTCGCCGCCATCGGTGTGGTGAGCCTTGAGCAGCTGCGCAGCGGCCGGCGTTACGCCATCGTCGGCGCCTTCGCCATCGCGGCCTTCATCACGCCGCCGGACATCACCTCGATGATCATGCTGGCCGTGCCGATGTGCCTGCTCTACGAGCTCGGCGTACTTGCCGTGCGCTGGCTGCTGAAGCCGGCCGCCGCGGAGGCCGCGTGA
- a CDS encoding lipid-binding SYLF domain-containing protein — MFKASLHRVLLALSVLLLPAMAAHAEDPPLVRAQNSVRVLNEIMQAPDKSIPTDLLKEAKAIAVIPDLLKVGFVFGGRRGEGLISVKSPDGTWSNPSFITMTGGSVGFQAGASSTDVILVFRTQRGVDSIVNGKFTLGADAAAAAGPVGRTAQASTDSDFKAEIYSYSRSRGLFAGVALDGSALRIDYDANESIYGKGVTPRRIFEGGVSNVPSQVVDFRDRLEEYTQR, encoded by the coding sequence ATGTTCAAGGCATCGTTGCATCGTGTGTTGCTTGCCCTGTCGGTTCTGCTGCTGCCGGCCATGGCGGCGCACGCCGAGGATCCGCCGCTGGTCCGCGCGCAGAACTCCGTGCGTGTGCTCAACGAGATCATGCAGGCGCCCGACAAGTCGATCCCGACCGACCTGCTCAAGGAAGCCAAGGCCATCGCGGTGATTCCGGACCTGCTCAAGGTGGGCTTCGTGTTCGGTGGCCGCCGCGGCGAGGGCCTGATTTCGGTCAAGAGCCCCGACGGGACCTGGTCCAACCCCAGCTTCATCACCATGACGGGCGGCAGCGTGGGCTTCCAGGCCGGTGCGTCGTCCACCGACGTGATCCTGGTGTTCCGCACGCAGCGCGGCGTGGATTCCATCGTCAACGGCAAATTCACCCTGGGAGCGGACGCCGCCGCGGCGGCCGGCCCGGTCGGCCGTACCGCCCAGGCTTCCACCGACAGCGACTTCAAGGCGGAGATCTACTCCTATTCGCGCTCGCGCGGCCTGTTCGCCGGGGTCGCCCTGGACGGCTCCGCCCTGCGCATCGATTACGACGCCAACGAGTCGATCTACGGCAAAGGTGTGACCCCGCGCCGCATCTTCGAAGGCGGGGTCAGCAATGTGCCCAGTCAGGTGGTCGATTTCAGGGATCGCCTTGAGGAGTACACTCAGCGATGA
- a CDS encoding alpha/beta fold hydrolase, whose product MTVPRERDIVLPHMRLRALVWGDDDAPPLLALHGWLDNAGSYAFLAPLLADRWQVIALELPGHGHSDHLPAGMHYHFIDYVRAVLAAADVLELSRYRLLGHSLGAGIAALVAAATPERVERLLLIEGLGPIADDGHHTLRRFRDALTSLATGRSLRAFPSVDHAISARTIASGLPAAQARPIVERGLRETPEGWRWRSDPRLNRPSPLRLLEEQVRSLLRGIASPAGLLLAEPATSYLPRAQMGERAACVSRIDMSTMQGGHHLHLEHSHAVAAWARQHLDGGAPA is encoded by the coding sequence ATGACCGTGCCGCGCGAACGCGACATCGTCCTGCCGCACATGCGCCTGCGCGCGCTGGTATGGGGCGATGACGATGCGCCGCCGCTGCTGGCCCTCCATGGCTGGCTCGACAATGCCGGCAGCTATGCCTTTCTCGCGCCGCTGCTCGCCGATCGCTGGCAGGTGATCGCACTGGAACTGCCGGGACATGGCCACTCGGACCATTTGCCCGCGGGCATGCACTATCACTTCATCGACTACGTGCGTGCGGTGCTGGCCGCGGCGGACGTGCTCGAGCTGTCGAGGTATCGCCTGCTCGGGCATTCGCTGGGTGCAGGCATCGCGGCCTTGGTCGCGGCCGCCACGCCCGAGCGGGTGGAGCGCCTGCTGCTGATCGAAGGCCTCGGCCCGATAGCCGACGACGGGCATCACACGCTGCGCCGCTTTCGTGATGCGTTGACTTCGCTGGCCACCGGACGCTCGCTGCGCGCCTTCCCTTCCGTCGATCACGCGATCAGTGCGCGGACCATCGCGAGCGGCTTGCCCGCCGCGCAAGCGCGTCCCATCGTCGAACGCGGACTGCGCGAAACACCGGAAGGCTGGCGCTGGCGCAGCGATCCGCGACTCAACCGGCCATCGCCGCTGCGCTTGCTGGAGGAACAAGTCCGTTCACTATTGCGCGGCATCGCATCGCCGGCGGGGCTGCTGCTGGCGGAACCGGCCACGTCCTATCTGCCGCGCGCACAGATGGGGGAACGCGCGGCCTGTGTCAGCCGCATCGACATGAGCACGATGCAAGGCGGCCACCACCTCCATCTCGAACATTCCCACGCAGTGGCGGCATGGGCACGCCAGCATCTCGACGGTGGCGCACCGGCCTGA
- the tatA gene encoding Sec-independent protein translocase subunit TatA, with product MSITHLLILLVVVVLIFGTKKLRNIGSDLGGAVRDFKKGLDGEEGAAKPNNSSDPNERLRADPPPAGTTQNQNQHDTTEQK from the coding sequence ATGAGCATTACCCATCTACTCATCCTGCTCGTCGTGGTCGTGCTGATCTTCGGCACCAAGAAGCTGCGCAACATCGGCTCCGACCTCGGCGGCGCCGTGCGCGACTTCAAGAAGGGCCTGGATGGCGAAGAAGGCGCCGCCAAGCCGAACAACTCGAGCGATCCCAACGAGCGCCTGCGCGCCGACCCCCCGCCGGCCGGCACCACGCAGAACCAGAACCAGCACGACACCACCGAGCAGAAGTAA
- a CDS encoding cupin domain-containing protein, with the protein MSDAAARVAELRDSLQLQPHVEGGYYRRFHPPKGADGDTGVRHAMSAIHYLLEQGQFSSWHRVDAEEAWHFVEGEPLELLIYNPVCNRLERHCLGPLTGDHRPVAVVPAGAWQAARPLGQYALMTCLVAPGFKYEGFELLAESDPLAGHLAGLAPEIGF; encoded by the coding sequence GTGAGCGACGCGGCTGCCCGCGTCGCTGAACTGAGGGACTCGCTGCAACTGCAGCCGCACGTGGAAGGCGGCTATTACCGACGCTTCCATCCGCCCAAGGGCGCGGACGGCGACACCGGCGTGCGCCACGCCATGAGCGCCATCCATTACCTGCTGGAGCAGGGCCAGTTCAGCAGCTGGCATCGGGTGGATGCGGAAGAAGCCTGGCATTTCGTCGAAGGCGAACCGCTGGAGCTGCTGATCTACAACCCCGTGTGCAATCGCCTCGAACGCCACTGCCTCGGCCCGTTGACCGGCGACCACCGCCCCGTGGCCGTGGTGCCGGCCGGCGCCTGGCAGGCCGCACGGCCGCTGGGGCAGTACGCGCTGATGACCTGCCTGGTCGCGCCGGGTTTCAAATACGAAGGATTTGAGTTGCTGGCGGAGAGCGATCCGTTGGCCGGGCATCTGGCGGGATTGGCGCCGGAAATCGGCTTCTGA
- a CDS encoding dipeptidyl-peptidase 3 family protein — protein sequence MRRHLLALSLVATLAGCSSHDNANMAQAPAPAPAATVPAVPPPSTDADNAAQRMANYATVRLTADLSSFDDKQKQMIALLVQAADVTNAIYWKQSWGDKAALMARIPDDVTRRFAEINYGPWDRLDNDEPFVAGVGARPPGAQFYPADMTKDEFDKADLKDKTGLYTLLRRDAQGKLVTVPYHEAYKADLDRAAGLLRQAADLSADKDFAGYLKKRADALQSDDYRPSDFAWMSMKNNPVDIVIGPIETYEDQLYGYKASYESYVLVKDQAWSAKLARFAKYLPELQRELPVDDKYKAEKPGSDADLNAYFAVYYAGDANVGAKTIAINLPNDEEVQLKKGTRRLQLENVMQAKFDRIMLPIAKALIADDQQSHLTFDAFFENTMFHEVAHGLGIKQTLSDKGLVRTALKDQASSFEEGKADILGLYMVTKLADKGELDKARLMDNYVTFLAGILRSVRFGASDAHAKANMVRFNFFQQQGAFTRDATTGRYRVDFDKMTAAMNALSAKLLTIQGDGDYDAAKKLTDTMGNVDATLAGDLKRLDQAKIPVDVTFEQGLEVLGLAKP from the coding sequence ATGCGCCGCCACCTGCTCGCCCTGAGCCTCGTCGCCACCCTCGCCGGTTGCAGTTCGCACGACAACGCCAACATGGCGCAGGCCCCCGCACCAGCCCCCGCAGCCACCGTGCCGGCGGTGCCGCCGCCGTCCACCGACGCCGACAATGCCGCGCAGCGCATGGCCAACTACGCCACGGTCAGGCTCACCGCCGATCTCTCCAGCTTCGACGACAAGCAGAAGCAGATGATCGCGCTGCTGGTGCAGGCGGCCGACGTCACCAACGCCATCTACTGGAAGCAGTCGTGGGGCGACAAGGCCGCGCTGATGGCACGCATTCCCGACGACGTCACCCGTCGTTTCGCCGAGATCAACTACGGTCCATGGGATCGCCTCGACAACGACGAACCGTTCGTCGCCGGCGTGGGCGCCCGTCCTCCCGGTGCGCAGTTCTATCCCGCCGACATGACCAAGGACGAATTCGACAAGGCCGATCTCAAGGACAAGACCGGGCTCTACACGCTGCTGCGCCGCGATGCGCAGGGCAAGCTGGTCACCGTGCCGTATCACGAGGCGTACAAGGCCGATCTCGATCGCGCCGCCGGCCTGTTGCGACAGGCCGCCGATCTTTCGGCCGACAAGGACTTCGCCGGTTACTTGAAGAAGCGCGCCGATGCGCTGCAGAGCGACGACTATCGCCCCAGCGACTTCGCCTGGATGTCGATGAAGAACAACCCGGTCGACATCGTGATCGGTCCGATCGAAACCTATGAAGACCAGCTCTACGGCTACAAGGCCAGCTACGAAAGCTACGTGCTGGTGAAGGACCAGGCGTGGAGCGCCAAGCTCGCGCGCTTCGCCAAGTACCTGCCCGAACTGCAGCGCGAACTGCCGGTGGATGACAAGTACAAGGCCGAGAAGCCCGGCTCCGATGCCGACCTCAACGCGTACTTCGCCGTGTACTACGCGGGCGATGCCAACGTCGGCGCCAAGACCATCGCGATTAACCTGCCCAACGACGAGGAAGTGCAGCTGAAGAAAGGCACGCGCCGCCTGCAGCTGGAAAACGTGATGCAGGCGAAGTTCGACAGGATCATGCTGCCCATCGCCAAGGCACTGATCGCCGACGACCAGCAGTCGCACCTGACCTTCGATGCGTTCTTCGAGAACACCATGTTCCACGAAGTGGCGCACGGCCTGGGCATCAAGCAAACGCTCAGCGACAAGGGGCTGGTCCGCACCGCGTTGAAGGACCAGGCGTCCAGCTTCGAGGAAGGCAAGGCCGACATCCTCGGCCTGTACATGGTCACCAAGCTCGCCGACAAGGGCGAACTGGACAAGGCCAGGCTGATGGATAACTACGTTACCTTCCTCGCCGGCATCCTGCGCTCGGTGCGCTTCGGCGCCAGCGACGCGCACGCCAAGGCCAACATGGTGCGCTTCAACTTCTTCCAGCAGCAGGGCGCCTTCACCCGCGACGCCACCACCGGCCGCTACCGCGTCGATTTCGACAAGATGACTGCGGCCATGAATGCGCTGTCGGCCAAGCTGCTCACCATCCAGGGCGACGGCGACTACGACGCCGCCAAGAAGCTCACCGACACCATGGGCAACGTCGACGCCACGCTGGCCGGTGATCTCAAGCGCCTGGACCAGGCGAAGATTCCGGTGGATGTGACGTTTGAGCAGGGGCTTGAGGTGCTGGGGTTGGCCAAGCCCTGA